The Anaerolineae bacterium genome window below encodes:
- the rnc gene encoding ribonuclease III, which yields MRAHVLIPHELNKGGLTLTHIMGLLEQFEADTGLHFSDKTLLQRALTHRSVVNEVPEFPLSDNERLEFLGDAVLDFLVAEFLYHRFPEQREGPLTSMRAALVRRDTLARFAQQMNLGRYLLMGRGEEESGGRRRPATLCAAFEALVGAIYLDQGLEAVEAFIRPLIEPELDHVLQEALDKDAKSRLQEWSQAYLQATPTYKTVGERGPDHAKEFTVQVIIKGVVYGEGTGHSKQLAAQAAAKAALELLTRLYAEGKLPGVAEG from the coding sequence ATGAGAGCACACGTCCTTATCCCCCACGAACTGAACAAAGGGGGATTAACTTTGACCCACATCATGGGATTATTGGAACAATTCGAGGCCGATACCGGCCTTCATTTCTCCGATAAAACGCTGTTGCAGCGCGCTTTGACCCATCGCTCCGTGGTGAATGAAGTTCCAGAGTTCCCCTTGTCGGATAACGAACGCCTGGAATTCCTGGGTGATGCGGTGCTGGACTTCCTGGTGGCAGAGTTTTTGTATCATCGCTTCCCGGAACAACGGGAAGGGCCGTTAACTAGCATGCGGGCCGCCCTGGTGCGTCGGGACACATTGGCCCGTTTCGCACAGCAGATGAATCTGGGCCGTTACTTGCTGATGGGGCGCGGTGAAGAGGAATCTGGGGGACGACGAAGGCCAGCCACCCTCTGCGCGGCGTTTGAGGCCCTAGTGGGAGCGATTTACCTGGATCAGGGATTGGAGGCAGTAGAGGCCTTCATCCGACCTCTTATCGAGCCCGAATTAGACCATGTACTGCAGGAGGCACTTGACAAGGACGCCAAAAGCCGGCTACAGGAGTGGAGCCAGGCTTATCTGCAGGCCACCCCGACATACAAAACCGTGGGCGAACGCGGCCCAGACCACGCTAAGGAGTTCACCGTCCAGGTGATAATCAAGGGTGTCGTTTACGGAGAGGGTACTGGGCACAGCAAACAACTAGCCGCACAGGCAGCTGCCAAGGCTGCGCTGGAACTGCTCACGCGCTTATATGCCGAGGGAAAGTTGCCAGGGGTGGCAGAGGGCTAA
- a CDS encoding response regulator, with amino-acid sequence MAAERKWRILYVEDQPEMIDLIELAFRQRPVEIVRATSAPQAIELLHRSPPDLVFLDLMMPEVDGWRVHQEIVENPMLRHIPIIVITARGNPEEREKGLRMQGIVDYFIKPFSPSALLASVDRVLAGLSAQRGMVSLTSDSDQEENDAA; translated from the coding sequence ATGGCGGCGGAACGAAAATGGCGGATCCTCTACGTCGAAGATCAGCCGGAGATGATAGATCTCATCGAGCTAGCCTTCCGGCAACGGCCAGTCGAAATTGTACGAGCCACGAGCGCGCCCCAGGCCATTGAGCTCCTTCATCGGTCGCCTCCAGATTTGGTGTTTTTGGACCTGATGATGCCAGAGGTGGATGGCTGGCGTGTCCACCAAGAGATCGTAGAGAATCCCATGCTCCGACATATCCCCATCATTGTGATCACAGCCCGAGGCAACCCCGAGGAGCGCGAGAAGGGGTTGCGTATGCAAGGGATCGTGGATTACTTCATCAAGCCGTTCTCCCCCTCTGCCTTGCTGGCTAGCGTGGATCGGGTGCTAGCCGGGCTTTCAGCTCAGAGGGGGATGGTATCCCTTACCTCCGACTCGGACCAGGAAGAGAACGATGCCGCCTAA